From Verrucomicrobiota bacterium, a single genomic window includes:
- the uvrA gene encoding excinuclease ABC subunit UvrA — MSKDLITIKGARVHNLKNVSITLPREKLVVMTGLSGSGKSSLAFDTIFAEGQRKYVESLSTYARQFLDLMDKPDVDQIEGLSPAIAIEQRNSGSNPRSIIATTTEIYDFLRLLFAHVGTPHCPHCGVILEHSTISHIIHSIATKMVGKRIMIASPSVQNEKGELLDIFEKIKKEGFLRVRVDGQIVDITETMPALIKSKKHSIDVIIDRLAVEERLRPRIADSVELAMRQGKGNMILLIEETGTDGLPKWKEKSYSENYSCPVHGTVGVELTASMFSFNNPKGACPECGGLGTTMIFDENLIIPDPKKTIIEGVVSPWAKGGKPTQAFFQNLLRSVVDAFGQDANTPWSNLPEALRNTIMHGSNGQKIRFKMVKGGRMVEYEKVFEGVIPNLKRRHTESKSPLARMRTESFMNRLPCPVCNGARLRKEVLAVKMVGQSIMEITCLSVGNAIEFFNDLVLSPQDKVIAEPILKEILSRLVFLKNVGLDYLNLNRENATLSGGEAQRIRLATQIGAGLTGVLYVLDEPSIGLHQRDNERLIQTLEGLRDLGNSVIVVEHDEDTIKRADYIVDMGLRAGVLGGEVVAAGTLAEILESDRSLTAQYLRGDLNISIPKKRKAPSNIHLEIRGANENNLKNVTARIPAGLITCVTGVSGSGKSTLVMDILCKAMSKKLYRSKDIAGKHTEIRGMDEFDKVIVIDQAPIGRTPRSNPCTYTGMFNDIRDLFAQIPTAKIRGYDAGRFSFNVKGGRCEACEGDGVKKIEMNFLPDVYVTCEICNGKRYNRETLEITYKGKNIADVLAMSVDEALSFFRSIPQIQEKSYALAEVGLGYIRLGQPATQLSGGEAQRVKLATELSKKSTGRTLYIFDEPTTGLHFADVDKLLEVLLKLREAGNTLVIIEHNLDVIKTADWIIDMGPEGGDGGGEIIACGTPEQVAKHPTSHTARFLKPMLESPKKARIDIAIEQQLALDATKA, encoded by the coding sequence ATGTCTAAAGATTTGATTACTATCAAAGGCGCTAGGGTTCACAATCTCAAGAATGTGAGTATTACCCTACCCCGTGAAAAGCTCGTTGTCATGACCGGATTGAGCGGTTCAGGAAAATCCTCCCTCGCTTTTGACACTATCTTTGCCGAGGGCCAACGCAAATACGTCGAGAGCCTCTCGACCTATGCCCGGCAATTTCTCGATCTCATGGATAAACCCGATGTCGATCAGATCGAAGGCCTCTCCCCGGCCATCGCTATCGAGCAGAGGAATTCGGGCAGTAACCCACGTTCCATTATCGCGACGACGACAGAGATTTATGATTTTCTCCGGCTTCTTTTCGCCCATGTAGGCACACCCCATTGTCCTCATTGTGGGGTCATACTGGAGCATTCCACGATCTCACATATCATCCATTCCATCGCCACAAAAATGGTGGGTAAGCGGATCATGATTGCTTCTCCCTCGGTCCAGAATGAAAAAGGGGAATTACTCGATATCTTCGAAAAAATCAAAAAAGAAGGTTTTCTGCGCGTCCGGGTCGATGGACAAATCGTCGATATTACCGAGACTATGCCTGCCCTCATCAAATCAAAGAAACACTCTATTGATGTGATTATTGACCGTCTGGCAGTTGAAGAACGTTTACGGCCCCGGATTGCCGACTCCGTGGAGCTGGCCATGCGCCAGGGTAAAGGGAACATGATCCTGCTCATTGAAGAAACCGGTACTGACGGATTACCAAAATGGAAGGAGAAAAGTTATAGTGAGAATTATTCTTGTCCGGTCCATGGTACTGTCGGCGTAGAACTCACCGCCTCCATGTTCTCGTTTAATAATCCAAAAGGTGCCTGTCCGGAATGCGGGGGACTCGGCACGACGATGATTTTTGATGAAAACCTGATTATTCCTGACCCGAAAAAAACGATTATCGAAGGCGTCGTCTCCCCTTGGGCAAAGGGTGGTAAACCCACTCAGGCCTTTTTTCAAAATCTTCTGCGTTCCGTCGTCGATGCATTCGGGCAAGATGCGAATACCCCTTGGAGCAATTTGCCCGAGGCCCTACGCAACACCATCATGCACGGTTCAAACGGACAAAAAATCCGTTTTAAAATGGTCAAAGGCGGTCGTATGGTCGAATATGAAAAAGTTTTTGAAGGCGTCATTCCGAACCTCAAACGCCGCCATACCGAGTCCAAATCCCCGCTTGCCCGCATGCGCACCGAAAGTTTCATGAATCGCCTCCCCTGCCCTGTTTGTAACGGAGCCCGTCTGCGCAAGGAAGTCTTGGCCGTAAAAATGGTGGGGCAAAGCATCATGGAAATCACCTGTCTTTCCGTCGGGAATGCCATTGAGTTCTTTAATGACCTGGTCTTATCCCCTCAGGATAAGGTGATTGCCGAGCCCATCCTCAAGGAAATCCTCTCCCGGCTGGTTTTCCTCAAGAATGTCGGACTCGATTATCTGAATCTTAACCGTGAAAATGCGACCCTCTCTGGGGGGGAAGCCCAACGCATCCGACTGGCCACCCAGATCGGAGCTGGGTTGACCGGTGTATTATATGTCCTTGATGAACCGAGCATTGGTCTCCACCAGCGTGATAATGAACGCCTGATCCAGACTTTGGAAGGCTTACGCGATCTGGGGAACTCAGTCATCGTAGTCGAACATGATGAGGATACGATCAAACGGGCTGACTACATCGTCGATATGGGATTGCGTGCTGGAGTCCTCGGGGGTGAAGTCGTTGCTGCCGGTACACTAGCCGAAATCCTCGAGTCAGACCGTTCACTCACCGCCCAATACCTCCGCGGTGACCTGAATATCTCGATCCCGAAAAAACGGAAAGCCCCCTCAAATATCCATCTTGAAATACGCGGGGCCAATGAGAATAACCTGAAAAATGTCACCGCCCGTATCCCCGCCGGATTAATCACTTGTGTCACAGGGGTATCCGGCTCTGGTAAAAGCACCCTGGTAATGGATATCCTTTGTAAGGCCATGAGCAAAAAACTCTATCGCTCGAAGGATATCGCCGGAAAACACACGGAGATAAGGGGTATGGATGAGTTCGATAAAGTTATCGTCATCGACCAAGCCCCGATTGGCAGGACACCAAGATCAAACCCCTGTACTTATACGGGTATGTTCAACGATATCCGCGATCTTTTCGCCCAGATTCCCACCGCGAAAATCAGGGGTTATGACGCAGGTCGCTTTAGCTTTAATGTCAAGGGCGGACGCTGTGAGGCCTGTGAAGGTGATGGTGTCAAAAAAATCGAAATGAATTTCCTTCCCGACGTCTATGTGACTTGTGAAATCTGCAACGGAAAACGTTACAACCGCGAAACCCTAGAAATCACTTATAAAGGTAAAAATATTGCCGATGTCTTAGCCATGTCCGTGGATGAGGCCTTAAGCTTTTTCCGCAGTATCCCCCAGATCCAGGAAAAATCCTACGCCCTCGCCGAGGTCGGTCTCGGTTACATCCGCCTCGGACAACCCGCCACTCAACTCTCCGGCGGTGAGGCCCAGCGCGTTAAACTCGCTACTGAACTCTCCAAAAAATCCACCGGACGCACACTCTATATATTTGATGAGCCTACCACAGGCCTGCATTTTGCCGACGTGGATAAATTACTCGAGGTCTTGCTCAAGCTCCGTGAGGCGGGTAATACGCTGGTGATTATCGAGCACAATCTCGATGTGATCAAAACCGCTGATTGGATTATCGATATGGGTCCCGAGGGTGGAGATGGCGGCGGTGAAATCATCGCCTGCGGCACGCCTGAGCAAGTCGCCAAACATCCGACTTCCCACACCGCCCGATTCCTTAAGCCCATGCTGGAAAGCCCCAAAAAGGCACGCATAGACATCGCTATCGAGCAGCAACTTGCTCTCGACGCCACAAAGGCGTGA
- a CDS encoding DUF5069 domain-containing protein, whose protein sequence is MITKIVPTISSGTAGSLGILHLPRLWQKCILFTKGLLPEDYGCCSPGYDMMVLDCLGISKDDVQAFFKDKSPSYSAFEAWILEKKEGNIDQASIKKLNEAILGYHHKDEVRTSILDSACMKDDGKFKDAVNLNNFDDWAAFHALVVKG, encoded by the coding sequence ATGATTACAAAAATCGTCCCTACTATCAGTTCCGGCACCGCCGGTTCCCTCGGAATCCTTCATTTGCCACGCCTGTGGCAGAAATGCATCCTTTTTACCAAAGGCTTGTTGCCTGAAGATTACGGTTGCTGCTCTCCAGGATATGACATGATGGTCCTCGACTGCCTCGGCATCTCCAAAGATGATGTCCAAGCTTTCTTCAAAGATAAAAGTCCGAGCTATTCAGCTTTTGAAGCTTGGATCCTTGAGAAAAAAGAGGGAAATATCGATCAAGCCTCTATTAAAAAACTCAATGAAGCTATACTCGGATATCATCACAAGGATGAAGTCCGTACATCCATCCTCGACTCAGCTTGCATGAAAGATGACGGAAAATTTAAGGACGCAGTGAACCTGAATAACTTCGATGATTGGGCCGCCTTCCACGCACTCGTTGTAAAAGGTTAA
- the nagZ gene encoding beta-N-acetylhexosaminidase, with the protein MAKKNLSTLGQNFVVGLPKAELDLDTRTYLRAIRPGGIILFARNITSPAAVAELNAQVRDLLGKDVLICLDHEGGRVNRIKEFLGVIPSAQQLGVTGKTALAYEHGLWGGKVMRLLGFNWDLCPVVDLALKREVDNSVSDRTWSADPLETVAFAGAFAKGLLKEGVLPCGKHFPGYGAANKDPHFNLPLVDRTKKQLMEVDLVPYMKLAKSKLIPSIMIGHGHFPCFHKDPYPASISKVIIEGLLRKTLKYQGAVVTDDLEMGAITKMLPIEESAVKTLQAGSDLVLICHTPSIMINAFEAVEKAYKDGEISEKTIEISQKRVAKFKAMVPKSVKYSDKAFEKIKKDTARFTDKVMSQLPESFQLLQTNLSAVGEAYKK; encoded by the coding sequence ATGGCAAAGAAAAATTTGTCCACGCTCGGACAGAATTTCGTGGTGGGGTTACCTAAGGCTGAACTTGATTTGGATACCCGCACCTATTTGCGGGCTATCCGTCCGGGCGGAATCATTCTCTTTGCGCGGAATATCACCAGCCCAGCGGCTGTAGCAGAGTTGAATGCCCAAGTTCGTGATTTATTAGGTAAAGATGTCTTGATCTGTCTGGACCACGAGGGTGGACGGGTTAACCGAATCAAGGAATTCCTCGGAGTCATCCCCTCGGCACAACAGCTTGGAGTCACGGGTAAAACAGCACTAGCTTATGAGCACGGTCTCTGGGGTGGTAAAGTCATGCGTTTATTAGGATTTAACTGGGATCTCTGCCCGGTAGTCGATCTCGCACTAAAACGTGAAGTCGATAATTCCGTCTCCGATAGGACATGGTCCGCTGATCCCCTTGAAACAGTGGCCTTCGCCGGAGCCTTTGCAAAAGGACTCCTCAAGGAAGGGGTACTCCCCTGCGGAAAACATTTCCCTGGATATGGCGCCGCCAATAAAGACCCCCATTTTAATCTTCCCCTTGTTGATCGCACAAAAAAACAATTAATGGAAGTCGACTTGGTTCCCTACATGAAACTGGCTAAATCAAAGTTAATCCCCAGTATCATGATCGGCCACGGGCATTTTCCCTGTTTCCATAAAGATCCTTATCCCGCCTCGATCTCTAAAGTGATTATCGAAGGTCTTTTACGGAAAACCCTCAAATACCAAGGGGCCGTCGTCACGGACGATCTGGAAATGGGTGCCATTACCAAGATGTTACCCATTGAGGAATCTGCTGTAAAAACCCTCCAAGCTGGAAGTGATTTGGTTCTTATCTGCCACACACCATCCATTATGATCAATGCCTTTGAAGCCGTAGAAAAGGCATATAAAGACGGGGAAATCAGCGAGAAAACCATCGAGATTTCACAGAAACGTGTCGCGAAATTCAAAGCCATGGTTCCGAAATCCGTAAAGTATTCGGACAAAGCATTTGAAAAAATCAAAAAAGACACAGCCCGTTTTACAGATAAGGTGATGTCACAACTGCCGGAATCTTTCCAGCTCTTACAAACCAACCTTTCTGCTGTCGGAGAGGCCTACAAAAAATAG
- a CDS encoding peptidylprolyl isomerase produces MFKKSLAVSSSLLIAIVTILAIQGCGSKDPNSPSYVVAEGKGIKITKKQVDEAEKQFFAMRGWDKSQVPAQAMSSIQKEIVQQLVMKELLLKQAGTGDKKKIDEELNKQIDTIAQRMGGKEKLEKQLTEQGLNLTALKKDMQDQLLIRDFIEKSIPVPTDPTPAEIQAFYDQNKDRFTRPDMVEARHILILVPEGSDATVKAAKKKIAEDALARVKKGEDFAVVAAAVSEDPGSKTKGGDLGLFGRKQMVPEFEEVAFSAKTGEVSKVFETPYGYHFLKVTDKKPAGTVAFQEAAPQVKQYLINMKRAQELQTFLQKLEKDANIAYKIAATEKMPTPELNPPAKQ; encoded by the coding sequence ATGTTCAAAAAATCACTCGCTGTCTCCTCATCATTGCTAATCGCAATAGTAACCATCCTTGCCATCCAAGGTTGTGGCTCCAAAGATCCTAATTCACCCAGCTATGTTGTCGCCGAAGGAAAAGGCATAAAAATCACTAAAAAACAGGTGGATGAGGCTGAAAAACAGTTTTTCGCCATGCGCGGCTGGGATAAGTCCCAAGTACCTGCCCAAGCAATGTCATCAATTCAAAAGGAAATCGTCCAGCAATTAGTCATGAAAGAGTTACTGCTGAAACAAGCAGGCACCGGCGACAAGAAAAAGATCGATGAGGAATTAAACAAACAAATCGATACCATTGCCCAGCGTATGGGAGGGAAAGAAAAACTCGAAAAACAACTCACTGAGCAAGGCCTTAATCTCACGGCATTAAAGAAGGACATGCAAGACCAGCTTTTGATCCGTGATTTCATCGAGAAATCTATTCCCGTCCCTACAGACCCTACACCTGCTGAAATCCAAGCTTTCTATGACCAAAATAAGGATCGTTTTACACGCCCTGATATGGTTGAGGCAAGGCACATTCTGATTTTGGTACCGGAAGGCTCTGATGCGACAGTAAAAGCCGCCAAGAAAAAAATCGCTGAAGACGCCCTTGCCCGTGTGAAAAAAGGTGAAGATTTTGCAGTGGTCGCCGCAGCGGTATCTGAAGATCCCGGTAGCAAAACAAAAGGTGGTGATCTCGGACTTTTCGGGCGTAAACAAATGGTTCCGGAATTTGAAGAAGTTGCCTTCTCCGCAAAGACCGGCGAAGTCAGCAAAGTTTTTGAGACCCCCTATGGATACCATTTCCTTAAAGTAACTGACAAAAAACCTGCTGGCACCGTGGCCTTCCAAGAAGCAGCACCTCAGGTTAAACAATACCTGATTAATATGAAGCGTGCTCAGGAACTACAAACTTTCCTCCAAAAACTGGAGAAAGACGCGAATATTGCCTACAAAATAGCGGCAACGGAAAAAATGCCTACTCCTGAGTTAAATCCACCAGCCAAACAATAG
- a CDS encoding RidA family protein, which produces MKEEISTPLAPKAIGPYSQAIKFQNLIFLSGQIPLNPESGLIIGNTIQEQSKQVLENISGILKSQGLTTGHVLKTTVFLTDLGHFPEFNQIYQEYFPAPYPARTTIQISKLPKDALIEIEAIVGIPSEK; this is translated from the coding sequence ATGAAAGAAGAAATCTCAACACCTCTCGCGCCAAAGGCCATTGGGCCCTATTCCCAAGCGATAAAATTCCAGAACCTTATATTTTTATCTGGACAGATTCCATTAAATCCTGAAAGCGGTTTAATTATTGGAAATACAATACAAGAGCAATCAAAACAAGTATTAGAGAATATCTCAGGGATCTTAAAGTCACAAGGCCTGACGACTGGCCATGTTCTCAAAACGACTGTTTTCCTGACTGATTTAGGACATTTCCCTGAATTCAACCAAATCTACCAAGAATATTTCCCCGCCCCCTATCCAGCCCGCACGACAATCCAAATATCTAAACTACCCAAAGATGCTTTAATTGAAATCGAGGCTATTGTGGGCATCCCCTCTGAAAAGTAA
- the accB gene encoding acetyl-CoA carboxylase biotin carboxyl carrier protein: MDLKEIKQIIDLMSRNHLTEFELEKDGFKIHLKKDGAAVQHTISPMMSHAPQMTTAYQLPVQHSAHSVALLPSLAPELKADNLKEIVSPMVGTFYRSPSPESPSYVEVGTQVNEDTVVCIIEAMKVMNEIKAEVKGVITESLVESGKSVEFGKPLFKVKAL; this comes from the coding sequence ATGGATCTCAAAGAGATAAAACAAATCATCGATTTAATGTCCCGCAATCACCTGACTGAGTTTGAACTTGAGAAAGATGGCTTTAAAATTCATCTCAAAAAAGATGGTGCTGCGGTCCAACATACAATTTCCCCGATGATGTCACATGCGCCCCAAATGACGACGGCTTATCAATTGCCGGTTCAACATTCTGCTCATTCTGTAGCACTTTTACCTTCTTTAGCCCCTGAATTAAAGGCCGATAACCTTAAAGAAATCGTTTCCCCAATGGTTGGAACATTTTATCGCTCACCCTCTCCCGAATCCCCCTCGTACGTAGAGGTGGGAACCCAAGTCAATGAAGATACAGTCGTCTGTATCATTGAAGCAATGAAGGTCATGAATGAAATCAAGGCTGAGGTAAAAGGGGTAATCACAGAGAGTTTGGTTGAAAGTGGTAAGTCTGTTGAGTTTGGTAAGCCACTCTTTAAGGTTAAAGCTTTATAA
- the accC gene encoding acetyl-CoA carboxylase biotin carboxylase subunit, with amino-acid sequence MFDKILIANRGEIALRIIRACKEMGIRTLAVYSEADVDSLHVQLADEAICIGRGPSNESYLKIDRIISAAEVGDVDAIHPGYGFLAENAHFAEVCESCNIKFIGPKPSSIRSMGDKAVARETAMKAGIPVTPGSDGVIETEQEAIKIAKKIGYPVMIKAVAGGGGRGMRAAHNDVSLVKGFHTARNEAEKAFGNSAVYIEKLIENPHHIEIQIIADKKGKVLHLGERDCSMQRRNQKIIEECPSPMMGTKEGIKLRDKMGKAAVKLAEAVKYENAGTLEFLVDDEYNFYFMEMNTRIQVEHPVTEEVYGIDLIKEQIKVAAGLPLTLSQSDIIPRGHAVECRINAEDPFNNFMPSPGRIGLYYAPGGRGVRVDSHAYSGYNIPPYYDSMIAKLITIGKDRQDAINLMQRALGEYIIRGVKTIIPLQQIIMNDPNFRRGRYSTHFVGNLLEQKANLMETQK; translated from the coding sequence ATGTTTGATAAAATTCTGATCGCAAATCGTGGCGAGATTGCCCTTCGTATCATTCGCGCCTGTAAAGAAATGGGGATTCGTACCCTCGCTGTTTATTCTGAGGCGGATGTTGATTCCCTGCATGTGCAACTTGCTGACGAAGCAATTTGCATCGGGCGTGGACCTTCGAATGAAAGTTATTTAAAAATCGACCGTATTATAAGTGCGGCGGAGGTCGGAGATGTCGATGCGATTCATCCTGGGTATGGTTTTTTGGCTGAGAATGCGCATTTTGCCGAGGTTTGTGAGAGTTGTAATATTAAATTCATCGGCCCGAAACCCTCCTCAATACGATCCATGGGCGACAAGGCTGTCGCACGTGAGACGGCCATGAAAGCCGGTATTCCTGTTACCCCGGGGAGTGATGGAGTTATTGAGACCGAGCAAGAAGCCATTAAGATCGCCAAAAAAATCGGTTATCCGGTCATGATTAAGGCTGTCGCAGGGGGAGGCGGCCGCGGGATGCGGGCTGCCCATAATGATGTGAGCTTGGTAAAAGGATTCCATACAGCTCGTAATGAAGCGGAAAAGGCTTTTGGTAACTCGGCGGTTTATATCGAGAAATTGATTGAGAACCCCCATCACATTGAAATTCAGATTATTGCTGATAAAAAAGGGAAAGTCTTGCATTTGGGGGAACGTGATTGCTCCATGCAGAGGCGTAACCAGAAGATTATCGAGGAATGCCCTTCTCCCATGATGGGGACCAAGGAAGGCATCAAATTACGCGATAAAATGGGCAAAGCCGCTGTAAAACTCGCCGAAGCCGTAAAATATGAGAATGCAGGCACCCTCGAATTCTTGGTTGATGACGAGTATAATTTTTATTTCATGGAAATGAATACCCGTATCCAGGTCGAGCACCCGGTTACGGAAGAGGTTTATGGGATCGATTTGATCAAGGAACAAATCAAGGTGGCTGCCGGATTGCCCTTGACCTTATCCCAGAGCGATATTATACCCCGCGGCCATGCGGTGGAATGCCGGATCAATGCCGAAGATCCGTTTAATAATTTCATGCCCAGTCCCGGCCGTATCGGTCTTTATTATGCTCCGGGTGGCAGAGGAGTCCGGGTCGATTCACACGCCTACAGTGGATACAATATCCCGCCCTATTACGATTCAATGATTGCGAAATTAATCACCATCGGTAAAGACCGGCAGGATGCCATTAACCTTATGCAACGCGCATTAGGTGAATATATCATCCGGGGTGTAAAAACGATTATCCCGCTCCAGCAAATCATCATGAACGACCCGAATTTCCGCCGTGGTCGTTACAGCACCCATTTTGTGGGGAATTTGCTAGAACAAAAAGCCAATTTGATGGAAACGCAGAAGTAG
- a CDS encoding Gfo/Idh/MocA family oxidoreductase, translated as MAKTLNVGMIGYNFMGKAHSNAWRQVDKFFSTKAKPVLKTICGRNKEKVAEAAAKLGWQSYETDWRKVVNDPEIDIIDITTPNNSHAEIAIAAAKAGKAILCEKPLGMNQKECKAMVDAVKKAGVVNMVCHNYRRIPAIALAKQMIENGELGERIFHFRARYAQDWIVDPNFPLVWRLQKEIAGSGTHGDIDAHIIDLGRYLVGEVDEVCALMETFIKERPLLDDSGAGLAGAKSKAKKTGKVTVDDTVSWIGRFKNGAIANLEATRFALGRKNHITLEINGSKGSLYFDFEDMNRLKFFNDGDPAHAKGFRDIIVSNGAAHPYWHAWWPEGHIIGYEHTFTNTFADFIDAVVKGKSVQPTFEDGMKNDAILDAVEKSALTRKWVKMK; from the coding sequence ATGGCCAAGACACTTAATGTCGGAATGATCGGTTATAACTTCATGGGTAAAGCCCATTCAAATGCCTGGCGCCAAGTCGATAAATTCTTCAGCACCAAAGCCAAGCCCGTCCTCAAAACAATCTGTGGACGGAACAAGGAAAAGGTCGCTGAAGCCGCTGCCAAACTCGGCTGGCAAAGCTACGAAACCGATTGGCGCAAAGTGGTTAATGATCCAGAAATTGATATCATTGATATTACCACACCAAATAATTCGCATGCCGAAATCGCCATCGCCGCAGCAAAAGCCGGAAAAGCCATCCTCTGCGAAAAACCCCTCGGGATGAACCAAAAAGAGTGTAAAGCCATGGTCGATGCTGTCAAAAAGGCCGGTGTCGTGAATATGGTTTGCCACAATTACCGCCGTATTCCGGCCATCGCCCTCGCTAAACAAATGATTGAAAACGGTGAGCTCGGTGAGCGTATTTTTCATTTCCGCGCACGTTATGCTCAAGACTGGATCGTGGATCCGAACTTCCCCCTCGTCTGGCGTTTACAAAAAGAAATCGCAGGGAGCGGAACCCACGGGGACATCGACGCCCATATTATCGACCTCGGGCGTTACCTCGTCGGTGAAGTCGATGAGGTCTGCGCTCTGATGGAAACATTCATCAAGGAACGCCCCCTGCTCGATGATTCAGGTGCTGGCCTAGCCGGCGCTAAATCAAAAGCCAAAAAAACCGGTAAAGTCACTGTCGACGACACAGTAAGCTGGATCGGACGTTTCAAAAACGGGGCCATCGCCAATCTCGAAGCCACCCGTTTCGCCCTCGGACGTAAAAATCATATTACCCTTGAAATCAACGGTTCAAAAGGTTCCCTTTACTTCGATTTTGAGGATATGAACCGCCTGAAATTCTTTAACGACGGAGATCCAGCCCATGCCAAAGGATTCCGCGATATCATCGTTTCTAATGGGGCCGCCCATCCTTACTGGCATGCTTGGTGGCCCGAAGGTCATATCATCGGATACGAACACACCTTTACGAATACCTTTGCAGACTTCATTGATGCCGTGGTCAAAGGCAAGAGTGTCCAACCCACCTTCGAGGATGGTATGAAAAATGACGCGATCCTCGATGCTGTCGAGAAATCCGCTCTTACCCGTAAATGGGTAAAGATGAAATAA
- the panD gene encoding aspartate 1-decarboxylase: MLVTVLKSKLHKATVTGGHVDYEGSITIDQEFLDRVGILPYEKVLIGNMANGARFETYVIVGEHGKKEIVLNGATAHLGKKGDRLTIMTFAQMPVEEAKEFHPRKINLDAQNNIIG; encoded by the coding sequence GTGTTAGTCACCGTACTTAAATCAAAATTGCATAAGGCCACTGTAACTGGCGGACACGTCGATTACGAGGGGAGTATTACCATTGACCAGGAATTTCTGGATCGTGTAGGCATTTTACCCTACGAAAAAGTGCTGATTGGCAATATGGCCAATGGCGCACGTTTCGAGACCTACGTGATCGTCGGAGAGCATGGTAAAAAGGAAATCGTTCTCAACGGGGCCACGGCCCATCTCGGTAAAAAAGGTGACCGTCTCACCATCATGACCTTCGCCCAAATGCCCGTCGAGGAAGCTAAGGAATTCCATCCCCGTAAAATTAATCTCGATGCCCAGAATAATATTATCGGATAG
- a CDS encoding alanine--glyoxylate aminotransferase family protein codes for MSHIKLYIPGPIEVSPKTFEAFCKPMIGHRSQSFKDIYADMQPKLQSLMYTKQLVYLSTSSAWGVMEGAIRNLTTKKVLNCMCGAFSDKWLDVSKRCGKQAEALKVEWGSPVMADQIDARLATGDFDSLTLIHNETSTGTMSPLEQIAQLKKKYPDVMFIIDAVSSLSAVKIEFDKLGIDVLLAGSQKALALPPGLTVFTVSEAAMKKAETVTDRGYYFDFVEFEKNAGQNMTPSTPSISHIYALQSKLDEILAEGLDARFARHDKLNGMVHEWGSKNGFTLFPEKGYESKSLTCFNNGAKPGGRVIDVAKFQKLVKENGYLIDGGYGKIKGTTFRISNMGDETEVSINQLIAVLESALSKI; via the coding sequence ATGTCGCATATCAAACTTTACATTCCCGGCCCCATCGAGGTCAGCCCGAAAACTTTTGAAGCTTTTTGTAAGCCGATGATCGGCCACCGGAGCCAGTCATTTAAGGATATCTATGCTGACATGCAGCCCAAGCTCCAATCCTTGATGTATACTAAACAACTCGTTTATCTTTCGACATCGAGTGCCTGGGGAGTGATGGAAGGGGCAATCCGGAATTTAACGACAAAAAAAGTCCTGAATTGCATGTGTGGGGCTTTTTCAGACAAATGGCTCGATGTGTCGAAGCGTTGTGGAAAACAAGCCGAAGCCTTGAAAGTGGAGTGGGGCAGCCCGGTCATGGCTGACCAGATCGACGCCAGGCTCGCCACCGGGGATTTCGACTCCCTCACCCTCATTCATAATGAAACCAGCACGGGGACCATGAGTCCGCTGGAGCAAATTGCTCAACTCAAGAAGAAATATCCTGATGTCATGTTTATTATCGATGCCGTCAGTTCTCTGAGTGCTGTGAAGATCGAATTCGACAAACTCGGTATTGACGTCTTACTGGCGGGTTCGCAGAAGGCTTTGGCTCTTCCTCCCGGTTTAACCGTTTTCACCGTAAGTGAAGCAGCCATGAAAAAGGCGGAAACCGTCACTGACCGCGGTTATTATTTTGATTTCGTGGAGTTTGAGAAGAATGCTGGACAAAACATGACCCCGAGCACCCCGAGTATTTCGCACATCTATGCACTGCAATCTAAGCTCGATGAGATTCTCGCGGAAGGACTTGATGCCCGTTTTGCCCGTCATGATAAGCTCAATGGAATGGTCCATGAATGGGGTTCAAAAAATGGGTTCACCTTGTTCCCCGAAAAAGGTTATGAATCGAAGTCACTGACCTGTTTTAATAACGGGGCAAAACCCGGTGGGCGAGTGATTGATGTCGCTAAATTCCAGAAACTTGTGAAAGAAAATGGATATTTAATTGACGGTGGTTATGGTAAAATAAAAGGAACTACTTTCCGGATTTCAAATATGGGTGATGAGACGGAAGTCTCTATCAATCAACTGATTGCGGTGCTTGAGAGTGCTTTATCAAAAATTTGA